The DNA region CACCGCTGACATGCACTTTCAATTCCACCGACTTGATTCCAGCCAAGCCATCCAGAATTCCTGGGATCATCAAAGGAATCCCGCCCCCCATCAGCACGTAATCCACGCCGGCAATCATCGCGCCAAAAAGCGTCGGCATGGTCGGAAGCTGGATCTTCTCCAACAGGTTCATCCCGATCACTCCATCATGCCCTTCCTTGGCGAGCCATACCTCGACAAAGGCGCCCATCATCATCATGTCCACGCTGGTGCGGGTCAGTTGAAGTGACGGCATCGGCAACACCTTGAACGGTTTGTCCGCAGGCTTGCCGCCCTCGATGAAATACTTGTCGAGAATCGCCTTTGCCAGATCCTGATCGGGATACGCGGCCATCGCCCGGCGGACGGAGCCATCCGGGTCTCCGTTCTGCAACCGACGCGCCAAAACCGTGTCCAGCGCCGTTCCAGAGACGACTCCCAATTGCCCAGCCTGCGCCACAGCCTTGGCAAGCGTCCAGTTCGATACCCCTACACCCATGCCTCCTTGGATGATCTCGGGAAGTTGTTCATTTGCAGTGCTCATACGCGTCATTCGTAAAATTTTCAATCCTCCTCAGAACGAGGGGATTCCGCTTATTTGCGCTGTCTGGAGACGGAGTTCCATAAGATTCCGTCCATTGTTCCGCATCCCCTCCCGAGCGGTTCGGATTCGGACTAAAGGAAGAATCGCAGACCAACGAATCCCCCTCCCCCTCCGGCCGGACTCCGCCCCCCACGTCTGTTATCCACACCTTCCATCCACGCCCCCTCGGAGCGACACCTCAGGAAAACAAAATCGGGGCTCCGGATTTCTCCGAAGCCCCGACCGAAAACGAACCACTCCCACTAGCGGGGTGGCGCATTCGCTAGCATTAATCAATCACCTCAGGCCAGTCGGTGTGGAAGAACTCACCACGTGGCTTGTCGGTGCGCTCGTAGGTGTGCGCGCCAAAGAAGTCACGCTGCGCCTGGAGCAGGTTGGCCGACAGACGCTCGTTGCGGTAGCTGTCGTAGTAACCGAGGCTCGCGCTGAAGGCCGGCACAGGGATTCCATTGGAAACCGCCAAAGCAACCACTTCGCGCCAGTTCTGCTGGTTCTTGTTCAACACGTCCTTGAAGAACGGATCGAGCATCAGGTTGCTGAGCTCTGCGTTGTTGCGGTACGCGTCGGTGATGCGGTTGAGGAAACGAGCACGGATGATGCAGCCGCCGCGCCAGATGGCTGCGATTGCCGCGAGGTCCAGGTTCCAGCCCTTCTGCTCGCCGGTGGTGGCGATGAGGTCCAGCCCCTGTGCGTAGGAAATGATCTTCGACGCGTAGAGAGCGTCGCGGACTTTGTCGACCAACGCAGCCTTCTCCACGGAAAGCTCGACTTTTGGCCCTTCCAACTGAGTGCTGGCGTCGACACGCTTCTCTTTCATCGACGAAAGGATGCGGGCTTCCACTGCTGCGTTGATGGTGGAAATCACCACGGCGTTTTCCACCGCGTTCATGATGGTCCAGCGACCGGTGCCTTTCTGGCCGGCTGTATCGAGGATCACATCGACGATAGGCGCGCCGGTCTCCGGATCATTCTGCTTGAAGATCTCAGCGGTAATCTGAATCAGGTAGCTCTCAAGGTCGCCGTTGTTCCACTCGGTGAACACAGCGGCAAGCTCCTCTGCGGTGAAACCAGCTGCCTTGAAAATGCTGTACGCTTCGCAGATCAGCTGCATGTCGCCGTACTCGATGCCGTTGTGGATCATCTTCACGTAGTGACCGGCACCACCAGGACCGATGTGGGTCACGCATGCCTCGCCGTCCACCTTGGCGGAGATGCTCTCGAAAATTGGCTTCATCACATCCCAGGTCGACTCAGGTCCACCAGGCATGATCGATGGCCCTTTGCGGGCACCTTCCTCACCACCGGAAACGCCGGCACCAATGAAACGCAGACCTTCCTTCTCAAGCCAGGCGTCACGGCGCTCGGTGTCGGTGTAAAGTGAGTTACCACCGTCAATGATGATGTCCCCTTCTTCGAGCAGAGGAATCAATGACTCGATCACCGCGTCAACAGGACCACCAGCCTTGACCATGATCATCACCTTGCGTGGGCGTGCAAGACTCTGGACAAACTCCTCCAAGCTCTGGGTGCCCACCAACTTCTTGTCCGGATGCGCCGACACAAATTCATCGGTCACCGAACCGGTTCGGTTATATACAGAAACCTGGAACCCGCGGCTCTCCACATTGAGCACCAAGTTCTGTCCCATCACAGCAAGCCCGATCAGGCCGAAGTCGCTTTTGTTTTCCATGGGCACAACTTCGCGAGAAATCCGCACGAAACAAGTTGGAGTTTGCTTTCAATCCGCGCTTTCCCCCGATCCCCCCAAAAGGCCCGCCCGACGTCACACCAACAACCGGAAGGCCGTCCCACCAGCGCTTCGCACCGTCTCACGAGCGTCGATGGAGCAACCTCACTCTTGAGGTTGAACGCGCGACTCCGCATCACGCAGCGCCCCACGGACCGCCGGTTTCCCATCCGGCCATCCCGCAGTCGCGGGACTACGCTAGAAGCGTAGCCATCGGAGCGCAGCGACCACTCTCCCAAAACTCACCTCACGCAAAGCCCCGAAGATCCCAAAGAAGAGCTACCGATCCGATCGCCACAAAAGCTTCGTGTCCTTCCAGCCCTTCGAGGTTCCCCCCCCAATTCAAAAATCCCATGAATCATGTCAATCCTGTCCAAAAACTTCCCTGAGGCAGCGACGGCAGAAATACTGACCCTCCACCACACAACGCCCCCACCGCCAATCTCGGAAACTCCCTCGACATCAACCGCAAGCCCACCAATGGTCTGCTCATAAAACCATCAGCACGGATTCGACTTGCTCTCAAAAGTCCTTTATTGGCACCTTTGACAAACCCGTCATACAAATTATGTCCGCACCAGTTCCAAAGCGCATCTCTCTCCTCGCGCAAACGGTCAACAGCATCCGCAATCAAATCTACGATGGATCGTGGGGACAATACCTGCCGCCGGAGCGCACCCTCTGTGAGCGCCTCCAGATCAGCCGCAGTACTCTGCGCAGGGCTCTCGAAAAAGTCGCGGCCGAAGGACTCATCGACCTCGGCGGCTCCGGCAAACGCAGAACCATCCTCGCAAAACCCGATCCGGA from Sulfuriroseicoccus oceanibius includes:
- the gnd gene encoding decarboxylating NADP(+)-dependent phosphogluconate dehydrogenase, whose product is MENKSDFGLIGLAVMGQNLVLNVESRGFQVSVYNRTGSVTDEFVSAHPDKKLVGTQSLEEFVQSLARPRKVMIMVKAGGPVDAVIESLIPLLEEGDIIIDGGNSLYTDTERRDAWLEKEGLRFIGAGVSGGEEGARKGPSIMPGGPESTWDVMKPIFESISAKVDGEACVTHIGPGGAGHYVKMIHNGIEYGDMQLICEAYSIFKAAGFTAEELAAVFTEWNNGDLESYLIQITAEIFKQNDPETGAPIVDVILDTAGQKGTGRWTIMNAVENAVVISTINAAVEARILSSMKEKRVDASTQLEGPKVELSVEKAALVDKVRDALYASKIISYAQGLDLIATTGEQKGWNLDLAAIAAIWRGGCIIRARFLNRITDAYRNNAELSNLMLDPFFKDVLNKNQQNWREVVALAVSNGIPVPAFSASLGYYDSYRNERLSANLLQAQRDFFGAHTYERTDKPRGEFFHTDWPEVID